The Maniola jurtina chromosome 1, ilManJurt1.1, whole genome shotgun sequence genome has a window encoding:
- the LOC123881208 gene encoding uncharacterized protein LOC123881208 isoform X1, with the protein MRTTSLTLEVLVLLFLTLIPWPGPSVFKITCSRDNSKIVRKVIQNKWLPVLERFQVKLPLECPFHPARDIFAPQHAAKLQHRSSQWTCAFCGKSFYEERHLDTHFDQRHKNQINKAEDAVCLADYCDIMRCQVLVAHGLLNGGSGPSTDIELWQDAEAAKKALAPASSRSVARVPNKRRHRSRTQPPAPVADCPKTDSGSEDPVTYTETEDKKRDESESDLNQTAELCDADTVESSLPPDSRQRRLADLQAERAACDPAHLQGLKVRCERVVHSCIATLLLHLTQHQFIELEDEMQRAVCWYLSCDRYWEDTAPAARAFPWPLLLALATGLALALCMCYYIIWIVFDSEEGSVAGSGSVSMTTHSSPARGERLAADDALDDEHDDHYIYVTYPPDLKRRLLERYAPNRLTLILLTPFIRQTRVD; encoded by the exons ATGAGGACCACTTCGCTCACACTCGAG gttttggTCCTACTCTTCCTCACTTTGATCCCGTGGCCAGGACCTTCGGTTTTCAAGATCACCTGTTCTCGTGACAATTCCAAAATCGTCAGGAAAGTCATACAAAACAAGTGGCTACCGGTATTAGAAAGATTTCAG GTAAAACTGCCGTTGGAATGCCCGTTTCACCCAGCACGCGACATCTTCGCACCTCAGCACGCAGCCAAGCTGCAACATCGCTCCTCGCAGTGGACATGTGCCTTCTGCGGGAAGTCCTTTTACGAGGAACGACATCTAGACACGCACTTCGACCAGCGACACAAGAACCAGATTAACAAG GCCGAAGACGCAGTATGTCTGGCAGACTACTGCGACATAATGCGCTGCCAAGTGCTGGTGGCGCACGGCTTGCTGAACGGAGGCAGCGGGCCCAGTACAGACATCGAGCTATGGCAAGACGCGGAAGCGGCGAAGAAAGCTCTCGCGCCTGCCTCCAGTAGGAGCGTCGCGAGGGTTCCCAACAAGAGGAGACATCGGTCCCGAACACAACCTCCAGCCCCCGTTGCGGATTGTCCTAAGACTGATTCTGGGAGCGAAGATCCTG tGACATACACAGAAACGGAAGACAAAAAGAGAGATGAAAGCGAAAGTGATCTGAACCAAACGGCAGAACTATGCGATGCAGACACTGTGGAGTCGTCTCTACCACCGGACAGCAGGCAGAGGCGGCTGGCAGACCTGCAGGCTGAGCGTGCTGCTTGCGATCCAGCACACTTGCAAGGACTCAAG GTTCGCTGCGAAAGAGTCGTACACTCCTGCATAGCGACGTTGCTGTTGCACCTGACGCAACACCAGTTCATTGAGCTAGAag ACGAGATGCAGCGCGCGGTGTGCTGGTACCTGAGTTGTGATCGCTACTGGGAGGACACGGCGCCGGCTGCGCGGGCGTTTCCCTGGCCTCTTCTTCTGGCGCTCGCTACGGGCTTGGCTCTCGCTCTCTGCATGTGCTATTACATCATATGGATCGTGTTCGA CTCAGAGGAAGGGAGCGTTGCGGGCAGCGGGTCTGTGTCAATGACGACACACTCGTCGCCCGCGCGCGGCGAGCGGCTCGCGGCCGACGACGCGCTCGACGACGAACACGACGACCACTACATCTACGTCACCTACCCTCCCGACCTCAAGCGTCGACTGCTCGAGAGGTACGCACCTAACCGCCTCACGCTCATCCTACTCACACCTTTCATAAGACAAACTCGTGTCGATTAA
- the LOC123881208 gene encoding uncharacterized protein LOC123881208 isoform X3 yields MRTTSLTLEVLVLLFLTLIPWPGPSVFKITCSRDNSKIVRKVIQNKWLPVLERFQVKLPLECPFHPARDIFAPQHAAKLQHRSSQWTCAFCGKSFYEERHLDTHFDQRHKNQINKAEDAVCLADYCDIMRCQVLVAHGLLNGGSGPSTDIELWQDAEAAKKALAPASSRSVARVPNKRRHRSRTQPPAPVADCPKTDSGSEDPVTYTETEDKKRDESESDLNQTAELCDADTVESSLPPDSRQRRLADLQAERAACDPAHLQGLKVRCERVVHSCIATLLLHLTQHQFIELEDEMQRAVCWYLSCDRYWEDTAPAARAFPWPLLLALATGLALALCMCYYIIWIVFDSEEGSVAGSGSVSMTTHSSPARGERLAADDALDDEHDDHYIYVTYPPDLKRRLLESCYNRTTRL; encoded by the exons ATGAGGACCACTTCGCTCACACTCGAG gttttggTCCTACTCTTCCTCACTTTGATCCCGTGGCCAGGACCTTCGGTTTTCAAGATCACCTGTTCTCGTGACAATTCCAAAATCGTCAGGAAAGTCATACAAAACAAGTGGCTACCGGTATTAGAAAGATTTCAG GTAAAACTGCCGTTGGAATGCCCGTTTCACCCAGCACGCGACATCTTCGCACCTCAGCACGCAGCCAAGCTGCAACATCGCTCCTCGCAGTGGACATGTGCCTTCTGCGGGAAGTCCTTTTACGAGGAACGACATCTAGACACGCACTTCGACCAGCGACACAAGAACCAGATTAACAAG GCCGAAGACGCAGTATGTCTGGCAGACTACTGCGACATAATGCGCTGCCAAGTGCTGGTGGCGCACGGCTTGCTGAACGGAGGCAGCGGGCCCAGTACAGACATCGAGCTATGGCAAGACGCGGAAGCGGCGAAGAAAGCTCTCGCGCCTGCCTCCAGTAGGAGCGTCGCGAGGGTTCCCAACAAGAGGAGACATCGGTCCCGAACACAACCTCCAGCCCCCGTTGCGGATTGTCCTAAGACTGATTCTGGGAGCGAAGATCCTG tGACATACACAGAAACGGAAGACAAAAAGAGAGATGAAAGCGAAAGTGATCTGAACCAAACGGCAGAACTATGCGATGCAGACACTGTGGAGTCGTCTCTACCACCGGACAGCAGGCAGAGGCGGCTGGCAGACCTGCAGGCTGAGCGTGCTGCTTGCGATCCAGCACACTTGCAAGGACTCAAG GTTCGCTGCGAAAGAGTCGTACACTCCTGCATAGCGACGTTGCTGTTGCACCTGACGCAACACCAGTTCATTGAGCTAGAag ACGAGATGCAGCGCGCGGTGTGCTGGTACCTGAGTTGTGATCGCTACTGGGAGGACACGGCGCCGGCTGCGCGGGCGTTTCCCTGGCCTCTTCTTCTGGCGCTCGCTACGGGCTTGGCTCTCGCTCTCTGCATGTGCTATTACATCATATGGATCGTGTTCGA CTCAGAGGAAGGGAGCGTTGCGGGCAGCGGGTCTGTGTCAATGACGACACACTCGTCGCCCGCGCGCGGCGAGCGGCTCGCGGCCGACGACGCGCTCGACGACGAACACGACGACCACTACATCTACGTCACCTACCCTCCCGACCTCAAGCGTCGACTGCTCGAGAG CTGCTACAATAGAACAACCCGACTTTGA
- the LOC123881208 gene encoding uncharacterized protein LOC123881208 isoform X4 has protein sequence MRTTSLTLEVLVLLFLTLIPWPGPSVFKITCSRDNSKIVRKVIQNKWLPVLERFQVKLPLECPFHPARDIFAPQHAAKLQHRSSQWTCAFCGKSFYEERHLDTHFDQRHKNQINKAEDAVCLADYCDIMRCQVLVAHGLLNGGSGPSTDIELWQDAEAAKKALAPASSRSVARVPNKRRHRSRTQPPAPVADCPKTDSGSEDPETEDKKRDESESDLNQTAELCDADTVESSLPPDSRQRRLADLQAERAACDPAHLQGLKVRCERVVHSCIATLLLHLTQHQFIELEDEMQRAVCWYLSCDRYWEDTAPAARAFPWPLLLALATGLALALCMCYYIIWIVFDSEEGSVAGSGSVSMTTHSSPARGERLAADDALDDEHDDHYIYVTYPPDLKRRLLESCYNRTTRL, from the exons ATGAGGACCACTTCGCTCACACTCGAG gttttggTCCTACTCTTCCTCACTTTGATCCCGTGGCCAGGACCTTCGGTTTTCAAGATCACCTGTTCTCGTGACAATTCCAAAATCGTCAGGAAAGTCATACAAAACAAGTGGCTACCGGTATTAGAAAGATTTCAG GTAAAACTGCCGTTGGAATGCCCGTTTCACCCAGCACGCGACATCTTCGCACCTCAGCACGCAGCCAAGCTGCAACATCGCTCCTCGCAGTGGACATGTGCCTTCTGCGGGAAGTCCTTTTACGAGGAACGACATCTAGACACGCACTTCGACCAGCGACACAAGAACCAGATTAACAAG GCCGAAGACGCAGTATGTCTGGCAGACTACTGCGACATAATGCGCTGCCAAGTGCTGGTGGCGCACGGCTTGCTGAACGGAGGCAGCGGGCCCAGTACAGACATCGAGCTATGGCAAGACGCGGAAGCGGCGAAGAAAGCTCTCGCGCCTGCCTCCAGTAGGAGCGTCGCGAGGGTTCCCAACAAGAGGAGACATCGGTCCCGAACACAACCTCCAGCCCCCGTTGCGGATTGTCCTAAGACTGATTCTGGGAGCGAAGATCCTG AAACGGAAGACAAAAAGAGAGATGAAAGCGAAAGTGATCTGAACCAAACGGCAGAACTATGCGATGCAGACACTGTGGAGTCGTCTCTACCACCGGACAGCAGGCAGAGGCGGCTGGCAGACCTGCAGGCTGAGCGTGCTGCTTGCGATCCAGCACACTTGCAAGGACTCAAG GTTCGCTGCGAAAGAGTCGTACACTCCTGCATAGCGACGTTGCTGTTGCACCTGACGCAACACCAGTTCATTGAGCTAGAag ACGAGATGCAGCGCGCGGTGTGCTGGTACCTGAGTTGTGATCGCTACTGGGAGGACACGGCGCCGGCTGCGCGGGCGTTTCCCTGGCCTCTTCTTCTGGCGCTCGCTACGGGCTTGGCTCTCGCTCTCTGCATGTGCTATTACATCATATGGATCGTGTTCGA CTCAGAGGAAGGGAGCGTTGCGGGCAGCGGGTCTGTGTCAATGACGACACACTCGTCGCCCGCGCGCGGCGAGCGGCTCGCGGCCGACGACGCGCTCGACGACGAACACGACGACCACTACATCTACGTCACCTACCCTCCCGACCTCAAGCGTCGACTGCTCGAGAG CTGCTACAATAGAACAACCCGACTTTGA
- the LOC123881208 gene encoding uncharacterized protein LOC123881208 isoform X2 yields MRTTSLTLEVLVLLFLTLIPWPGPSVFKITCSRDNSKIVRKVIQNKWLPVLERFQVKLPLECPFHPARDIFAPQHAAKLQHRSSQWTCAFCGKSFYEERHLDTHFDQRHKNQINKAEDAVCLADYCDIMRCQVLVAHGLLNGGSGPSTDIELWQDAEAAKKALAPASSRSVARVPNKRRHRSRTQPPAPVADCPKTDSGSEDPETEDKKRDESESDLNQTAELCDADTVESSLPPDSRQRRLADLQAERAACDPAHLQGLKVRCERVVHSCIATLLLHLTQHQFIELEDEMQRAVCWYLSCDRYWEDTAPAARAFPWPLLLALATGLALALCMCYYIIWIVFDSEEGSVAGSGSVSMTTHSSPARGERLAADDALDDEHDDHYIYVTYPPDLKRRLLERYAPNRLTLILLTPFIRQTRVD; encoded by the exons ATGAGGACCACTTCGCTCACACTCGAG gttttggTCCTACTCTTCCTCACTTTGATCCCGTGGCCAGGACCTTCGGTTTTCAAGATCACCTGTTCTCGTGACAATTCCAAAATCGTCAGGAAAGTCATACAAAACAAGTGGCTACCGGTATTAGAAAGATTTCAG GTAAAACTGCCGTTGGAATGCCCGTTTCACCCAGCACGCGACATCTTCGCACCTCAGCACGCAGCCAAGCTGCAACATCGCTCCTCGCAGTGGACATGTGCCTTCTGCGGGAAGTCCTTTTACGAGGAACGACATCTAGACACGCACTTCGACCAGCGACACAAGAACCAGATTAACAAG GCCGAAGACGCAGTATGTCTGGCAGACTACTGCGACATAATGCGCTGCCAAGTGCTGGTGGCGCACGGCTTGCTGAACGGAGGCAGCGGGCCCAGTACAGACATCGAGCTATGGCAAGACGCGGAAGCGGCGAAGAAAGCTCTCGCGCCTGCCTCCAGTAGGAGCGTCGCGAGGGTTCCCAACAAGAGGAGACATCGGTCCCGAACACAACCTCCAGCCCCCGTTGCGGATTGTCCTAAGACTGATTCTGGGAGCGAAGATCCTG AAACGGAAGACAAAAAGAGAGATGAAAGCGAAAGTGATCTGAACCAAACGGCAGAACTATGCGATGCAGACACTGTGGAGTCGTCTCTACCACCGGACAGCAGGCAGAGGCGGCTGGCAGACCTGCAGGCTGAGCGTGCTGCTTGCGATCCAGCACACTTGCAAGGACTCAAG GTTCGCTGCGAAAGAGTCGTACACTCCTGCATAGCGACGTTGCTGTTGCACCTGACGCAACACCAGTTCATTGAGCTAGAag ACGAGATGCAGCGCGCGGTGTGCTGGTACCTGAGTTGTGATCGCTACTGGGAGGACACGGCGCCGGCTGCGCGGGCGTTTCCCTGGCCTCTTCTTCTGGCGCTCGCTACGGGCTTGGCTCTCGCTCTCTGCATGTGCTATTACATCATATGGATCGTGTTCGA CTCAGAGGAAGGGAGCGTTGCGGGCAGCGGGTCTGTGTCAATGACGACACACTCGTCGCCCGCGCGCGGCGAGCGGCTCGCGGCCGACGACGCGCTCGACGACGAACACGACGACCACTACATCTACGTCACCTACCCTCCCGACCTCAAGCGTCGACTGCTCGAGAGGTACGCACCTAACCGCCTCACGCTCATCCTACTCACACCTTTCATAAGACAAACTCGTGTCGATTAA